In Daphnia magna isolate NIES unplaced genomic scaffold, ASM2063170v1.1 Dm_contigs307, whole genome shotgun sequence, a single window of DNA contains:
- the LOC123468141 gene encoding uncharacterized protein LOC123468141 isoform X2, which yields METEQLKDKYALILRLQAQLLEKNRKFRGNTFQPVHNVLPNSSLTERENELAVGFKKYEKGKNGLPVLQRKQKGKENLTKPCEQLFCCMMKKWHSNYICPIEQDLEELSRMSLESSKDWISVEATACV from the exons atGGAAACTGAACAATTGAAGGATAAGTATG ctCTAATTCTTCGTCTGCAAGCTCAATTACTggagaaaaacagaaaatttaGAGGAAACACTTTTCAACCAGTACATAATGTGCTACCGAATTCGTCCCTGACGGAAAGGGAAAATGAGCTGGCAGTGGGATTCAAGAAGTACGAAAAGG GGAAAAATGGGCTTCCAGTTCTACAAcggaaacaaaaaggaaaagaaaatcttacTAAGCCTTGCGAGCAGCTTTTCTGTTGCATGATGAAAAAATGGCATAGTAATTATATCTGTCCCATCGAACAAGACTTGGAGGAattatccagaatgtcactaG AGTCTTCAAAGGACTGGATATCTGTGGAGGCTACTGCTTGTGTGTGA
- the LOC123468141 gene encoding uncharacterized protein LOC123468141 isoform X1 translates to METEQLKDKYALILRLQAQLLEKNRKFRGNTFQPVHNVLPNSSLTERENELAVGFKKYEKGKNGLPVLQRKQKGKENLTKPCEQLFCCMMKKWHSNYICPIEQDLEELSRMSLGIRSVSYYRDWSSREMSAELEKVFKGLDICGGYCLCVKSGKFLKHFQSNVPDGKSIKSKQSLLSCPVKLDNFLNKYVPL, encoded by the exons atGGAAACTGAACAATTGAAGGATAAGTATG ctCTAATTCTTCGTCTGCAAGCTCAATTACTggagaaaaacagaaaatttaGAGGAAACACTTTTCAACCAGTACATAATGTGCTACCGAATTCGTCCCTGACGGAAAGGGAAAATGAGCTGGCAGTGGGATTCAAGAAGTACGAAAAGG GGAAAAATGGGCTTCCAGTTCTACAAcggaaacaaaaaggaaaagaaaatcttacTAAGCCTTGCGAGCAGCTTTTCTGTTGCATGATGAAAAAATGGCATAGTAATTATATCTGTCCCATCGAACAAGACTTGGAGGAattatccagaatgtcactaGGTATTCGTTCAGTAAGCTACTATCGAGACTGGTCCAGTAGAGAAATGTCAGCTGAATTAGAGAA AGTCTTCAAAGGACTGGATATCTGTGGAGGCTACTGCTTGTGTGTGAAGAGTGGAAAGTTCCTGAAACATTTTCAAAGTAATGTTCCCGATGGAAAATCTATCAAG TCCAAACAAAGTTTATTATCCTGTCCTGTCAAACTCGACaactttttaaacaaatacgTACCTTTATGA
- the LOC116924461 gene encoding uncharacterized protein LOC116924461, producing the protein MPPNPRKDEPFFEIHVEFFTPDFFQGEVFAGHGTNKARHLLFFTQVMKRQLEDCKTWFLDATFHFIRDPIKQLLSINGIIKNEKGDLKQVPLLFCCMSRRRAIDYIAVFQKLKEIMPLPRVERIVTDFERAVFVAVRKLFPSCFHLGCNFHWCQAIMKKIRDFNLSTKYNKKGSNPVRDFVFRLLCLAYLPADKIPSVFDSLRTSVPPILETLMDYMERNWIRGRFWTPVHWSCFNLLLRTNNDCEGLHNYWNKLAGGPNLPFYKMTLVLEQLCQAVKLSQKLLSHEKIKAHKKKETQLKNSILFALWTRYQDNELSTVELLEEIVLELKTSFPTVVTDHPLNLNDENIDNYDMSFESDDEL; encoded by the exons ATGCCTCCTAATCCTAGGAAAGACGAGCCATTTTTTGAGATCCACGTAGAGTTCTTCACTCCAGACTTTTTTCAAGGAGAGGTCTTCGCTGGGCATGGCACAAATAAAGCTCGCcatcttctgtttttcacACAAGTAATGAAGAGACAGTTGGAGGACTGCAAGACGTGGTTCCTAGATGCGACATTCCACTTCATCAGGGATCCCATAAAACag TTACTCTCCATCAACGGAATAATAAAGAACGAGAAAGGAGATTTAAAGCAAGTGCCGCTTCTTTTCTGTTGCATGTCTCGAAGAAGAGCTATTGACTATATAGCGGTGTTCCAAAAACTAAAG GAAATCATGCCCCTTCCCAGAGTTGAACGGATTGTGACAGATTTTGAACGCGCAGTTTTTGTCGCAGTCCGAAAACTGTTTCCTTCTTGCTTCCACTTGGGATGTAATTTCCATTGGTGCCAGGCAATAATGAAGAAAATCCGCGATTTTAACCTGTCGACCAagtacaacaaaaaaggatcCAATCCTGTTCGCGACTTcgtttttcgtctgctttgcCTCGCCTATCTTCCAG CCGATAAAATACCTTCGGTGTTTGACTCCTTACGAACATCGGTGCCACCAATACTGGAGACATTAATGGACTATATGGAGCGAAACTGGATTCGAGGCCGTTTTTGGACTCCTGTTCATTGGTCCTGTTTCAATCTCCTTCTGAGAACAAATAACGATTGTGAAGGGCTTCACAATTACTGGAACAAG TTGGCGGGTGGCCCAAATCTCCCGTTTTACAAGATGACGTTAGTGCTGGAGCAGCTGTGTCAAGCCGTAAAGCTGTCACAGAAGCTTCTCTCTCACGAGAAGATCAAGGCCCATAAGAAGAAGGAGACACAGTTAAAGAACTCCATCCTTTTTGCTTTGTGGACACGGTACCAGGATAATGAG ttatCAACCGTGGAACTACTGGAGGAAATAGTATTAGAACTGAAAACCTCATTCCCAACTGTAGTCACTGACCATCCTTTGAACCTTAACGACGAAAACATAGATAATTACGACATGTCCTTCGAGAGCGATGACGAATTGTGA